A single genomic interval of Myxocyprinus asiaticus isolate MX2 ecotype Aquarium Trade chromosome 19, UBuf_Myxa_2, whole genome shotgun sequence harbors:
- the LOC127410230 gene encoding SAYSvFN domain-containing protein 1-like isoform X2 translates to MKVTGDHSPAVSDDTPELKPIITCPQRPHTEVGSAKDGLLDTTSGHWFQRLALTHLTLFKVLLWLVLLGLFSELEFGLPFFLISLFYWLYEGLRSPKARQPGEMSAYSVFNPDCQPILGTLTAEQLEGEMGYRSIANR, encoded by the exons ATGAAAGTCACAGGCGATCATTCACCAGCTGTGTCTGATGACACACCAGAGCTGAAGCCCATCATCACCTGCCCTCAAAGACCACACACAGAG GTTGGCAGTGCTAAAGATGGCTTGCTGGACACGACTTCTGGTCATTGGTTTCAGCGGTTGGCTCTTACCCATCTTACCTTGTTTAAAGTGCTGCTATGGCTGGTACTGCTGGGTCTTTTCTCAGAACTTGAGTTCGGCCTGCCATTTTTCCTCATATCTTTATTCTACTGGCTCTATGAGGGTCTTCGAAGCCCAAAGGCACGTCAACCTGGTGAAATGAGTGCTTATTCTGTGTTTAACCCTGACTGTCAGCCTATCCTGGGAACTTTGACAGCCGAACAGCTGGAGGGTGAGATGGGATACAGGTCGATTGCCAACAGATAA
- the LOC127410232 gene encoding protein C10-like, which yields MASAPAQQPTLTVEQARVVLSEVIQAFSVPENAARMEEARESACNDMGKMLQLVLPVATQIQQEVIKAYGFNNEGEGVLKFARLVKMYEAQDPEIAAMSVKLKSLLLPPLSTPPIGSGIPTS from the exons ATGGCCTCTGCCCCAGCACAGCAGCCCACGCTCACTGTAGAGCAAGCGCGAG TTGTTCTGAGTGAGGTGATCCAGGCGTTCTCTGTGCCTGAGAACGCAGCTCGCATGGAGGAAGCCAGAGAGAGCGCCTGCAACGACATGGGCAAGATGCTGCAGCTAGTGTTGCCTGTGGCCACCCAAATCCAGCAGGAGGTCATCAAAGCATACGGCTTCAACAATGAGGGAGAGG GTGTTCTCAAATTTGCCCGACTAGTGAAGATGTATGAAGCTCAGGACCCAGAGATCGCAGCCATGTCAGTGAAACTCAAGAGTCTTCTTCTACCGCCTCTCTCCACTCCTCCCATTGGCAGTGGAATCCCAACCTCATAG
- the LOC127410223 gene encoding 3'(2'),5'-bisphosphate nucleotidase 1-like: MMSSSPVLMRLVASAYAVGEKAGAIIRKVLHSGELGIVEKTGANDLQTLADRLVQKSICTSLSRSFPKVTIIGEEDLPVEAVEEDLIESGQNSVILQKSCPVQYASLKEEELVVWVDPLDGTKEYTEGLLDHVTVLIGIAYGGTAIAGVINQPFHNYQVGAGATLGRTLWGVLGLGAFGFQLHQVPDGKRIVTTTRSHSNKLVTDTIQAMEPHDVIRVGGAGNKIIQLVEGKASAYVFASPGCKKWDTCAPEAILHAVGGKLTDMHGNAYRYDADVKHMNSAGVLATLRDHQYYLSRVPQAVKESLSSD, encoded by the exons A TGATGTCGAGCAGCCCTGTGTTGATGCGACTGGTGGCTTCTGCCTATGCTGTGGGGGAGAAAGCTGGAGCTATCATCAGGAAAGTGCTTCATAGTGGAGAGCTCGGGATTGTGGAGAAG ACAGGAGCCAATGATCTACAGACACTGGCTGACAGGCTAGTGCAGAAGAGTATATGTACATCTCTGTCAAGAAGCTTCCCTAAAGTCACAATTATTGGGGAGGAG GATTTACCTGTTGAAGCTGTTGAAGAGGACCTGATAGAGAGCGGGCAGAACAGTGTAATCTTACAAAAGTCCTGTCCTGTTCAGTATGCCAGCCTGAAGGAGGAAGAG CTGGTTGTGTGGGTGGACCCTCTTGATGGCACTAAAGAATATACTGAAG GACTTCTGGACCATGTGACAGTGCTGATAGGCATTGCTTATGGTGGGACAGCCATTGCTGGAGTCATCAATCAACCCTTCCACAACTACCAG GTGGGGGCTGGTGCTACTTTGGGCAGGACGTTATGGGGAGTTTTGGGTTTGGGCGCATTTGGGTTCCAACTCCATCAGGTCCCAGATGGTAAAAGAATCGTCACCACCACACGATCCCATAGCAATAAACTAGTGACTGACACGATCCAAGCCATGGAGCCTCATGATGTCATCAGAGTGGGAGGAGCTGGGAATAAG ATCATCCAGTTGGTGGAAGGAAAGGCCTCTGCTTATGTTTTCGCCAGTCCGGGTTGTAAGAAGTGGGACACGTGTGCACCTGAGGCAATTCTGCATGCAGTTGGAG GTAAACTGACAGACATGCATGGTAATGCATATAGATATGATGCAGATGTGAAGCACATGAACTCTGCTGGTGTGCTGGCGACACTACGGGATCATCAGTATTATTTAAGCAGAGTACCACAGGCTGTAAAAGAATCTCTTTCCTCTGACTGA
- the LOC127410230 gene encoding SAYSvFN domain-containing protein 1-like isoform X1, translating to MESKLSEFRARKKVQTEAKKPADSEIQSEMKVTGDHSPAVSDDTPELKPIITCPQRPHTEVGSAKDGLLDTTSGHWFQRLALTHLTLFKVLLWLVLLGLFSELEFGLPFFLISLFYWLYEGLRSPKARQPGEMSAYSVFNPDCQPILGTLTAEQLEGEMGYRSIANR from the exons ATGGAAAGCAAACTGTCAGAATTCAGAGCCCGAAAGAAAGTCCAGACTGAAGCGAAGAAACCTGCAGATTCAGAGATCCAGAGCGAGATGAAAGTCACAGGCGATCATTCACCAGCTGTGTCTGATGACACACCAGAGCTGAAGCCCATCATCACCTGCCCTCAAAGACCACACACAGAG GTTGGCAGTGCTAAAGATGGCTTGCTGGACACGACTTCTGGTCATTGGTTTCAGCGGTTGGCTCTTACCCATCTTACCTTGTTTAAAGTGCTGCTATGGCTGGTACTGCTGGGTCTTTTCTCAGAACTTGAGTTCGGCCTGCCATTTTTCCTCATATCTTTATTCTACTGGCTCTATGAGGGTCTTCGAAGCCCAAAGGCACGTCAACCTGGTGAAATGAGTGCTTATTCTGTGTTTAACCCTGACTGTCAGCCTATCCTGGGAACTTTGACAGCCGAACAGCTGGAGGGTGAGATGGGATACAGGTCGATTGCCAACAGATAA